A single window of Kitasatospora sp. HUAS MG31 DNA harbors:
- a CDS encoding antibiotic biosynthesis monooxygenase family protein — protein MPVRDLTEPVTVVNRFTVKGDVAAFEREFRAHSRFLREQDGFAFLVTVQLVDRPREFVHLGHWRSLAGFQRVVRDETFRRHVTRLGSRVETEVDQAVSVGRVLRREARQGSANVVLTRADAVGDHRRFEQRFAAMASYFDGFGGFGGSDLLRSTLRPSGYLGVSWWQDAEDCERALRSQGLNRHRIALADAADVITERTRHIAYESVTAV, from the coding sequence GTGCCCGTTCGTGACCTGACGGAGCCCGTCACCGTCGTCAACCGGTTCACCGTCAAGGGGGACGTCGCCGCCTTCGAGCGCGAGTTCCGGGCGCACTCCCGCTTCCTGCGCGAGCAGGACGGGTTCGCCTTCCTGGTCACGGTGCAACTGGTCGACCGTCCCAGGGAGTTCGTCCACCTGGGGCACTGGCGGAGTCTGGCGGGCTTCCAGCGGGTCGTGCGGGACGAGACGTTCCGCAGGCACGTGACGCGCCTCGGCTCCCGGGTGGAGACCGAGGTCGACCAGGCGGTCAGCGTCGGCCGGGTGCTGCGCCGGGAGGCGCGGCAGGGCTCGGCCAACGTGGTGCTCACCCGGGCCGATGCGGTGGGCGACCACCGCCGGTTCGAGCAGCGGTTCGCGGCGATGGCCTCGTACTTCGACGGGTTCGGCGGGTTCGGCGGCAGCGACCTGCTGCGCTCCACCCTGCGGCCCTCCGGCTACCTGGGCGTCTCCTGGTGGCAGGACGCCGAGGACTGCGAGCGGGCGCTGCGCAGCCAGGGCCTCAACCGGCACCGGATAGCGCTGGCCGACGCGGCGGACGTGATCACCGAGCGGACCCGTCACATCGCGTACGAGAGCGTGACCGCCGTCTGA